Genomic DNA from [Chlorobium] sp. 445:
TTCTGAAATTGCCGATTTTGATTCACTCACGTTGCTCTACAAAGGCGAAGAAAAATTCCTTGCAAATGTGCGCCAGCTTACTTTTGGAGGAGAAAATGCAGAAGCGTACCTATCGTTTGATGAAAAGCAACTCATCTTTCAATCACGCTCAGTCGGACAAGATTGCGACCAGATTTACATCATGAACCTCGATGGTTCAAACAAGCGCCTTGTGAGCACCGGTAAAGGGCGAACCACGTGTTCATATTTTTTGCCTGATGGAAAAACAATTCTCTATGCGTCTACTCACGCTGCCAGTCCTGACTGTCCGCCACCACCAGATTTTTCAAAAGGCTATACTTGGGCGCTCTACAAAGGTTACGACATTTTTTTGCAGACACCAATGGTGCAAACTTACGCCAAATTACCACTACACCCGGCTACGATGCTGAAGCCACAGTCTCACCCGTAGGCGATAAAATTGTCTTTACTTCCGTTCGTGATGGCGATCTTGAACTCTACACAATGGACATCGACGGGAGAAATCAAAAGCGACTTACCAATCATATCGGCTACGACGGTGGTGCATTTTTCTCATGGGATGGCAAGAAAATAGTCTTTCGAGCCTCTGCACCTCAGGACAGTGCAGAAATGAAATCTTACTTTGAACTGCTTGAACAAGGTCTGATTCGTCCAAATAAATTAGAGATCTATGTAATTGACGCAGATGGAAAAAATCGACGTCAGGTTACAAGTAATGGCAAAGCTAATTTCGCGCCCTTCTTTCATCCAAATAATAAGCAAATTATTTTTTCATCTAACCTTGGTGATACGGTTCGAGGGCGCAATTTCGACTTATACCTTATCAATGAAGATGGCACAGGCCTTACACGCATTACGCGCTGTCCTGATTTTGATGGCTTTCCAATTTTCACACGTGATGGCAAGAAAATTATTTTTGCATCTAACCGCAATGGTAAAATGCGTGGCGAGACTAACGTCTTCATCGCCGACTGGATTTACAGAAATGCGCCTTAACTCTAATATATTGCCTATTTCTGTGAAAATATGCTGTGTATTTTATTTTAATACTGCTTATACTAAAAAAGTTTTTGGAAAAGAAAAAGTTGGCGTCTTCAGTAGAAAATAATACTTTCTTAACCTGCTCTTCAAAATGACACTACTTGTTCTTGCTTATTGGGCTATTGGCATTATTTGTGCCATATTTTTTCTTAGCGAGGAACTTTTTCCTCAAAAACAAACGCCGCCTGACCGTGACACCGCCACCAAACGAAACCTACTTTTTCTTGCTTCATTTATCATTGTTCTAGCGAATATCTATGTTTATTACAACGCAACCAGCAATGGCAATCGCCCCTTTGATCCTGTTACATTTGTCATTTTTGCAATCTTAAATGGCTCTTGTGAAACTTTTGTCTTTCTTGCAGTCTTTAAGCTTGGTGAAAACATGATGCGTAACTTCACAGATAAATCGCCTTATCTTTTTCTTGGCGGCATCTTATTGTTTATGGTTTTTAGCGGATTTATTCATGGCGTCCTTTGGATTAATACTTTGCCGCCACATGTGATACCCATCTCAGAGCTCCCGCCTGATAAAGTTATTTTCAAGCAGCTTTTTTTCCCATTCCAAGTTGCGTTAGTCCTGTGCTGGTCAGCGCTATATTTTTTCTTCAAGGATGTTTGGGGAATTGTTGTCCTACACATGATTGTTGATGCAGGCGTCGTGTATTCCATACACTATTCACTCTGGCAAAATACAACGTTTGCATTTTTGAAATAACTTCTCTACAAAATGAGTACTCCAAAATTTCAAGGTAAAGTCTTAGTCGCCGGCGCCACTGGTCGTACTGGTTTGTGGGTTGTCCGCCGACTCTTGCACTACGAGATTTCGACCCGTGCCTTTGCACGAAAAGCTGATAAACTTGCCGAGTTTAATAACATTGAAGTCGAACTTGGTCACATCCAAAATGAAACAGCGGTGCAGCGATGCGTCAAGGCATGTGATGCCGTTATTTGCGCTCTTGGAGCAACCGCTATGCTCGGCGAAAGCTCTCCCGTCCAGGTCGATGGTGACGGCACTATCCGCCTCATTGATGCTGCGGCTGACGCTGGCGTTAAGCACTTTATTCTCATCAGCTCGATTGCCGTAACAAAACCCTTTCACCCGCTCAATCTTTTCGGTGGTATCCTGTCCCAAAAACGCCGCGCAGAACTGCATCTTGAAAAAGTTTTCTCTACAGCAGGACGCACTTTCACGATTATCCGACCAGGCGGCTTGAAAGATGGCGAACCACTTAAGCATAAGCTGCAGCTGGATGTGGGTGATAGAATCTCTGGTCTGATTGATCGCAGCGACGTGGCTGAACTAGCTGTGCTCTCGCTCTGGCATCCCAAGACAAAAAACAATACTTTTGAAGCCATTCGTCTCAACGAAGAATCACAATCCTCGTTACTGCCATACCTCGATGCGTTGCCTACACCAAGTGCTGTACCACAAGCAAGCCCAGCCTAAACCTTAATCTCTCAGCTATGCGCTTCAGTCCCA
This window encodes:
- a CDS encoding NAD-dependent epimerase; its protein translation is MSTPKFQGKVLVAGATGRTGLWVVRRLLHYEISTRAFARKADKLAEFNNIEVELGHIQNETAVQRCVKACDAVICALGATAMLGESSPVQVDGDGTIRLIDAAADAGVKHFILISSIAVTKPFHPLNLFGGILSQKRRAELHLEKVFSTAGRTFTIIRPGGLKDGEPLKHKLQLDVGDRISGLIDRSDVAELAVLSLWHPKTKNNTFEAIRLNEESQSSLLPYLDALPTPSAVPQASPA